GGTTGAAACCCTACAAAAGTCTCAgtagtatggcagccatgtaaaaacttcagcccaaagaggtgtcgcactgcgccacgccgttcggactcggctataagaagtaggctccttatcattgagcttaaactttaatcacaCATTaatcattaatatgtgagaagtttgtccctgttccataatggaatgttcacggaaAAAAAGCACTTTACACAGATAGAAATTTGTACGATTCTTTGTCAATACCTCCTGGTATTATTTCATTTGcgttattgaaaaatatttttaataccatttggtatcaatttaacAGACTGACGGATGTGACATTTGTACTCTTTTCATCGCCTCAAAAGTGTTGTTCAGCCTTGTAGTTataaaacatttgttttaatttaataaaatgttttaacacGATTTGTGTGCGTAAAAACGTGTTTAAATATTGGacatcattaaaaattaaaatagcacAATCTCAAAGGATGTCATCTTTGTGAGAGACTTTCTTCGCCCTGATAGAAAAGGACGGTTTCGACAATACCGGCTGgcattattattttattcgcgTTATTAGCAAGTATTTTTAACACCATTTGGTATCACTATGATTCCAGACGAACGAGGTTATAAGGTTATGTCATAGCGGCAAAAGTGTAATTCAGCTTTGTACataaaatattgacgccattataaaaAGGTTGTttgaatttactaaaaaattttaatacgatttaCGTGCGAACGAAAGGGAAACACTATGGAAGTTATCTATGTATaccaaaaacatgaaaaattcTTTTGCCGGGTAAACGATGCgttttggtgtattcatatgataATCACTTCTGGGAATGGATATGGAATTAAttgctgaatttgttgttgttgttgtagcagtgtgttgtacactgaggcggcagctcttgccgatgaaggacttcattgggtcaatccggtacgcatAGCCATGGGATTGGCTTAATTTGTATTCAAGGTGGGTGTAAAATTAGTTTGTTGCTATTATTTacttgtaattattaacataaataatcgaaataaaatgaaattgttttcgATGGTGTTTTGTTGAAGTTCATTAGGGCGTGGAatattggtactaaaaccaataacgattTGGTACTAAGACCAAAACAGTTCGGTATTAACACCAACGCCAGTTCGGTTATAAGAATAGCAccaaagggtactaaacatTTCATATTTCGGGCAAACCATACGGTATTGGTGTTGCTTAACTATCAATACTGTAtagtactgaaatgagcacgtttggtgtCAATTTTGCTCTGGGTGTAGGCAGCGAAATTATGTTCACGACACTAATCGCGACTCCCGAGAAATTCATCATTTACAAgacactcacgagaaaatcaccacTAACGTTAAGAGcgaaaataataacaaataaaattttttctgtgcgTCTCAAATTTACGGTATTTTAACGTACGAATTGAGGCACATTGTTACTTTTTGAAAAGTTTGTAAGATGTAAAATAATTTCTGTCTACACCTAAAGAAAAATTGATGCCGTGTGGTATCAATGGTACTGAAAGTAAAAGAATACCGTGAATTAATGCTAAAACAATACTGTATGGTATTTATAATGCTTAACATCGTCAAAATACTCAAAAGAGTAAAGTTCgggaaatttttacgacaaacaaaatacttctatcataaagttttgcttttattgtaacaGTGTAACGTTTCGTTTCAACATATCGAACTAAAGGCAAAAAAAgtagtattattgaacgtaGCTAACTTTGTTCATCGTAAAGCTTTTAAAAGCTTCGTTTACAGTAAAAGgaccttccttttgttgtaaatctaaaaactctttaattgcaaaggTGCTTCGACCAAGTACCGGAAATCCCCAATAGCATGTTCTATATATCAATAATTAAAGGTACTTTCAGGGCAAAAAATGTACattcgtcacaaattcttgcaagaatttatcgcaaaaatatgtaattttattgtaaacaaaGTCCGACGTTttaagaaaagaagtttacttggtgAAAATGTCCTCTATgtcaaatgaattattttttgcgtgtaccatACGTTATTGTTATTGGGATaactttactatcaataccgttaGTATCAATTTTTCGTACATTAAAATACCATATGATTTAGGACACATGGAAACAAATTTTAGCTTCATGGGAAAATATTTGTTCAATCTTGagtttttcgtgagtcgtgcaagtgtctcgtgagtcgtgcgtgaTTAAAATGTTTGTCTCGTGAGCCtgcgtgaacgtgagtcgacaCAAAAAAGTCGCGAGCGgtgcgaaattttgcaaatactcGCTGTTAATGTACTTCGGTtgagattataaatgggccaaatcggtccatgtttagatatagctaccatttaaagCTATatgccgattagacttcttgagcttaaaaaattttccaattgccaatttttctatgacctaGAAtagctgtaccaagtatggttcaaattggtccattacctgatatagctgccgttaaaaccgatcttcaaatttgacttcttgagtctttggaggatgttttctAACACAAAACGACAAAACAAGAGTAGTTAATATGGCCAATCTGTCTGGCTCTTTTGTTGATAgcaacacaattgttgaaatgtGGGAccgactgtagcgcgatttcagcagacagacggactggcaTGGACAATTCAAGGTATAATGTTACAAAGATCAAGAATTGGGCATTTGTTTTCTTcagataattttaaattatatctCACCTCATCTCCAAAGGATGGGGGAGTACTTagtcgttattccgtttgcaacactcgacgaaattttttattcaaaataggTACTGGTTTTCGATTGGTTAAAAAGAGAAAAGCAGATTTGATTGCTATATTTGCGAACTTTTCACTCTGCAATTTTTACTAATAAAACTTATGGTTGAGCTGTTTAccttacaaaaattaaaattttactttacaaaaatcaaaatctGGCAAAGATCAAACATTTTATGTGCGtctacgaaattttgaaaaaaaaaactatcttaCGAAAAACTTTCCAACGATTtcaaaaatggtaccaatagaAATGTtagatttttggttttgaagatATTACCGTTCAAAGTTGACCTATTTTCGAAAAAACAAGTATAATACTTCGAAACTaggtaatattttattttttctattgattGGGTATACTTCATAAATGTaggattatcaaaaaaaaaaaaaaaaaaaaataaataataatgacTTCTTTTAAATTCTCTATGCATAAAGTAcctattttttcacaattttccaACTTGGATGGAAAATGAAAGGATGAGTATTACCCCATCCTTTCGAGGTGAGTATAATAAAGAAAAGCCTATTAGGGGTTTTAGAACAGGTTTTGTGAGCATTTGACACACAAACTTTGTGTAGAGTGGCTTTGTAACCCATTTCTGTTAGCAGAGACCCCACATGAGTTTGACGCGTACGCTCGTCTGGCCGTTACTCAACTAGTCAGCTACTTTTCGAAAACTCAATGTTTGCGTAGCGAAAACACAAATGGCAGGTAAAACGCAAATGTCGACATAACCAGTTTGGCGTAGTGGTCCGGTCCAACATCAACGTACTTGTTGCAAAATCTTCACTCTTGACGCGGACGGCGGGGTATTGTGGCAAACTGACTTGCGAAAATGGAAGGCAATTAAAGCGAATTGAAGTGATAAGCAGCCAATGGGTAAGTCCGTGTCCGTCCTGTCCACAtaagtatgtgtgtatgtatattgAAAGTGATATTTGAAATAATTGGTGGGATGCTTCAGTCCTATGGCGTGAACATTtagaaggagagagagagaggtaagGGGTTGAACTTACGTGAAGTAAACTCGACCGCGCTTATTTTGGGGAGCTTTCCATATAAGTTTGGCGGCGAGTTTGTCGCGATTGTCGCCGTGTGTTATAGCAGAACATTCTGGAATGGTATTGGTGTTCTCACTGTGTAGCCATTCGCCGATCCATTCATTTGAATCGGCATCCCGTGCTTGTATGAAAAAACCACGGAACAACTCCTGTTTAGTATGGGGATATATGACCACTGTGGGCGAGATtccaaaatttagaatttttgtcaCGCATGCTACTCTTGGACAAACACTTACCTGATACTTCTTGGCCTGGGTGGTATGTTTCAGTGTCGGCCACCACGTTATAGGGATTATGCTCAAGTGGCTGGGATCTGGCCTGGCCATGATTGGGCTGGTTGGGACGTTTCTTTACACATGTGTCTGATGGAGCCCCATCGGGAAAAGCTGCTATTGTGGCCACGAATAAGAACACTAACAACACGGCCAAGACAATCTGGTTGCCATGAAATGACATGCTCTTTTCTTGTGTCTAAGAACGTTGCTCAGCTCAATACAAGCTTGCCGGTAGTAAGATTCGGCGATGTGATTTGACGGAAATTGTTGTTTAAAATCTTTTTAGTTTACCTTCAGGCTTGCTCTTTTATAAACTATAAACGTTGGAGCACTTAAGCTTTGTCGTATTGAAGAAAATCCCAAAAAATAACCAATCGAACGTTAGTAATGAGCTTTAACTTCCAAGCCAAGTCACTTACCAATGCAACGAGGGTGGTATGCAAAGTAACTAGAGGTTTATATTTTCATTAGGCAACAGCACATTTTTTAGTAGGATTAAGGTTAGTAACGGTGTACAGTGATATGTTTTAAACTGATCTGAAGAAAACAATTTCCCAATGTGGGGTTATTAATACTCAAGCCAATGTAGATTTTAAActcgacgaaatttgttattcaaaatagcggCTAGTTTTCGACTGCTTAAAAAGGGAAAagccaccgtagggcagaggttagcatgtctgcctatgacgctgaacgcctgggttcgaatccaggcgagaccatcagaaaaaagtttacagCGGTGGTTGGACATCTTGAGCATTTCAAATGTTGATATGCTGCCAAATAATCATTTAAAGGTCGATCGCCATGATAATTTTTGCAAAAGAGAGAACTCGTAAAATCCTTTAATTTATTCATGTCTGGAATATCTACAATATCTACCATAAAATATTggaattttgaagtttttttttgaagatttcagtcggtatttttgaaattatggGACTATTTCTTCACAGTTTGCAAATCTGAATTCGCGATTGAAAAATCGTTTATGCAGATTGTCCTTTCCTaccaaaagttatacagttcttaactcaaaatttcaaaaaaaaaattttattacgaATTGTGatgaaaactgaaaaaaatatttgatttttttatgtttggtTAATAATTTTAACATATTAAAGTTTACCGCTTTAATAtgttaaaattaagaaaaaatcgacaattgaaagaaaaaacatttgttCTCCACTTAGTTACCTTTTTTGGACaaattttgactttgatgaGCATATTTTAGCGCCTACAAGGCATAGCACCCTTTCCAAACATTCATTTCATAGGCTGAACACTAATCTATTATATGCTGTTTAAATAATTCAATTATCTTATTGGGTTCAAAATGATATGATGGGATATGATTTTTGCAACCAAAAAACTCA
This Stomoxys calcitrans chromosome 2, idStoCalc2.1, whole genome shotgun sequence DNA region includes the following protein-coding sequences:
- the LOC106087317 gene encoding putative defense protein 3, which encodes MSFHGNQIVLAVLLVFLFVATIAAFPDGAPSDTCVKKRPNQPNHGQARSQPLEHNPYNVVADTETYHPGQEVSVVIYPHTKQELFRGFFIQARDADSNEWIGEWLHSENTNTIPECSAITHGDNRDKLAAKLIWKAPQNKRGRVYFTGTVLQSYGTFWSDIIGKVQRSQ